The proteins below come from a single Thermodesulfobacteriota bacterium genomic window:
- a CDS encoding class I SAM-dependent methyltransferase, producing the protein MDQDYSKRFYAFLAPAYDWVFGLALERGRQEAARLVHPGERVLEMGVGTGLGLRHYPSGCHVIGVDICRQMLRKARWRALVEGNGTRIDLRCGDATCLTYPDASFDVVVAPYVVTTVGKPERLCQEMRRLCRPGGRVIVVSNTREAGVYGALKSRLSPVMERVGFCTDLDVERVLREAGLAVRLARRVPPLHIHKVFVAEPS; encoded by the coding sequence TTGGATCAGGATTACTCGAAACGATTCTATGCCTTTCTGGCTCCGGCCTACGACTGGGTGTTCGGTCTGGCCCTGGAGCGGGGCCGCCAGGAGGCGGCGCGGCTCGTACACCCCGGGGAGCGGGTGCTCGAAATGGGGGTGGGGACGGGCCTGGGGCTGCGCCACTACCCATCGGGATGCCACGTCATCGGGGTGGATATCTGCCGCCAGATGCTCCGCAAGGCGCGCTGGCGTGCCCTCGTGGAGGGCAACGGTACCCGGATCGACCTGCGGTGCGGGGATGCTACCTGCCTGACCTACCCCGACGCCTCCTTCGACGTGGTCGTGGCACCCTACGTGGTGACGACCGTGGGGAAGCCCGAGCGGCTCTGCCAGGAGATGCGGCGCCTGTGCCGCCCGGGGGGGCGGGTGATCGTGGTGAGCAACACCCGAGAGGCGGGCGTATACGGAGCCCTGAAGTCGAGGCTCTCCCCGGTCATGGAGCGCGTGGGCTTCTGTACCGACCTGGACGTGGAGAGGGTGCTGCGGGAAGCCGGGCTCGCGGTGCGCCTGGCGCGCAGGGTGCCCCCCCTGCACATCCACAAGGTGTTCGTCGCCGAACCTTCCTGA